A single genomic interval of Cucumis sativus cultivar 9930 chromosome 5, Cucumber_9930_V3, whole genome shotgun sequence harbors:
- the LOC101203210 gene encoding germin-like protein subfamily 3 member 2, with translation MLVLFFIILFHRSLTLASDPDPVFDFCLPNETSAGSSHSLCKNSSLARVEDFIFSGIKFPGKFNGSGFSSIAVNSKVFPGLNTLGMSLVRADFDVGGVNVPHFHPRATEVAVVLEGKVYSGFVDTNNQIFAKVIEKGEVMVFPRGLVHFQMNVGEIPATIIGSFDSQNPGLMKIPSAVFGSGIKEELLEKAFGLSPEELVKLKKRHAPH, from the coding sequence atgttggttttgtttttcatcatCCTCTTCCATCGTTCTCTGACCTTGGCATCAGATCCCGATCCGGTATTCGACTTCTGCTTGCCGAACGAAACGTCTGCAGGCAGTTCTCATTCGTTGTGCAAGAACTCTTCTCTAGCTAGAGTAGAAGACTTCATTTTTTCTGGCATAAAGTTTCCTGGAAAGTTCAATGGTTCTGGCTTTTCGTCCATAGCTGTTAATTCAAAAGTATTTCCCGGTCTAAACACGCTCGGAATGTCTCTAGTTCGGGCGGATTTCGACGTTGGAGGTGTTAATGTTCCACATTTCCATCCTAGAGCAACCGAAGTTGCTGTTGTTCTTGAAGGTAAGGTATATTCTGGATTTGTTGATACTAATAACCAAATTTTTGCTAAGGTGATTGAGAAAGGTGAAGTTATGGTGTTCCCGAGAGGCTTAGTTCACTTCCAAATGAATGTTGGGGAAATTCCAGCAACAATTATAGGGAGTTTTGACAGCCAAAATCCAGGACTAATGAAAATTCCAAGTGCTGTTTTTGGATCCGGGATTAAAGAAGAGCTCTTGGAGAAGGCTTTCGGGTTGAGCCCCGAGGAGCTCGTGAAGCTGAAAAAGAGGCATGCTCCCCATTGA
- the LOC101204429 gene encoding protein trichome birefringence-like 36, producing MAKPSLHFLLFIFFIFLCFYHGNSSLFGSEDDQSWLTEEDDEVHIVQSGADSHRRCDFSDGKWSFDRSYPLYDSSCPYLSSAVACQRNGRPDSDYEKWKWKPHSCSIRRFDALNFLGKMRSKRIMLVGDSIMRNQWESLVCLVQGVVPTGRKRVTYNGPSMAFHAMDFETSIEFSWAPLLVELNKGPENKRVLHLDRIEENAKYWTGVDILVFDSAHWWTHSQQWSSWDYYMEGQTMYKYMNPMIAYEKGLTTWAKWVDLNLNPEKTRVIFRSMSPRHNRNNGWKCYNQRQPLAYFSHQHVPGQLHVLQAVLKKMRFPVYLQDITSMSALRRDGHPSVYRNNLSQEGKQHQESLSSDCSHWCLPGVPDIWNEMLSALL from the exons ATGGCGAAACCAAGtcttcactttcttctcttcatattcttcatcttcctctgtTTTTACCATGGAAACTCATCGTTGTTTGGTTCAGAGGACGACCAGTCTTGGCTGACTGAGGAAGACGACGAAGTTCACATTGTTCAGAGCGGCGCTGATTCACATAGAAGGTGTGATTTTTCCGACGGGAAGTGGAGTTTTGATCGATCTTATCCGTTGTATGATTCCTCATGTCCGTATCTTAGCTCGGCCGTCGCTTGTCAAAGGAATGGCCGGCCGGATTCTGACTACGAGAAGTGGAAATGGAAGCCACACAGTTGCTCCATTCGCAG GTTTGATGCTTTGAATTTTCTCGGGAAAATGCGAAGTAAAAGGATAATGTTAGTGGGAGATTCTATAATGAGAAACCAATGGGAATCTCTCGTTTGCTTAGTGCAAGGAGTTGTACCAACGGGTAGAAAAAGGGTAACATATAATGGTCCTTCCATGGCTTTCCATGCTATG GATTTTGAGACTTCAATTGAGTTTTCATGGGCTCCACTTCTTGTTGAGCTGAACAAAGGACCTGAAAACAAGAGAGTTTTGCATTTGGATAGGATCGAAGAGAATGCCAAATATTGGACAGGAGTTGATATTCTTGTGTTTGATTCAGCTCACTGGTGGACTCATTCTCAACAATGGAGCTC atgGGATTACTACATGGAGGGCCAGACTATGTACAAGTACATGAATCCAATGATTGCATATGAGAAGGGACTCACCACATGGGCCAAATGGGTAGATTTGAACTTGAATCCCGAAAAAACCCGAGTAATTTTTCGAAGCATGTCTCCTAGGCATAacag AAACAATGGTTGGAAATGCTATAACCAAAGGCAGCCTTTAGCCTACTTCAGCCATCAGCACGTTCCGGGGCAGTTGCACGTGCTTCAGGCAGTATTGAAAAAGATGAGATTCCCAGTATACCTTCAAGACATCACATCAATGTCTGCACTTCGAAGAGATGGCCACCCGTCCGTGTACCGTAACAATTTGAGTCAAGAAGGGAAGCAACACCAGGAAAGTTTATCCTCTGATTGTAGCCATTGGTGCCTCCCTGGTGTGCCTGACATTTGGAATGAGATGTTAAGTGCCTTGCTCTGA